The Magnolia sinica isolate HGM2019 chromosome 9, MsV1, whole genome shotgun sequence genome contains a region encoding:
- the LOC131256006 gene encoding disease resistance protein RPH8A-like, producing MAEIAVQFAIQKLLDFLTKEAYFLEGVHERVTSLEKTLEKIRDLLQDFDGKRRKNGVVKHWVGEIREVAYDAEDIIDSYIFNTAHQRGETGAGFMRILRSFSHRITDIPAIRQVGKKISDIERRLNEILSNRPELGIDNISASGEASSSSYQSYTWREKRAPIAEEADIVGVEDETKTLVGRLNEGDVRRAVISITGMGGIGKTTLAKKVYNNIDIKKNFDFHAWVSVSQEHRLREIFLSILKSLGQNESETMPEEDLPKQLYENLEGKKYLVVIDDIWTRDAWNGLVSAFPDTQKGSRVLLTTRNEEIAKYADPQSTPHKMHFLNESESWALFCKKALPGNLALPCPANLEELGRKIVAKCGGLPLAIAVLGGVLSRKEKSVNEWYKVRTSLEWHLHESEDAISGILALSYHDLPYYLKPCFLYFGAFPEDSEIEADNLIKLWIAEGFVQQRGEEELEDVAEDYLDELISRSMIQVARRKSNGTVENCRIHDLLRDLSISEGKGDRFLDVHWNIAPTSPTKARRLAITCGGISKSLSLNRSALHLRSFLYFGRISDMLVKPQLKILLGAFKLLRVMDLQNIRLSSLPDEIGYIIHLRYLRLNVLQMLPSTITRLSNLQTLYLCCPEDNMQLDDICKMEQIRHLLLPSGCSISKRTPLHRLSNLQTLKAVKAESWIEAGLEKLTNLRDLDMHDLKMASSHFVCKLVRLRSLRLISRSGCSIPAFESFSNHQHLYKMILYGCLEKFLDLHEFPPNLTELHLNGSQIQQDPMGTLEKLPNLRILTLRERNSTRKDESYMGKEMVCSAGGFLQLESLSVEADELEEWRVEEGAMPNLRFLQMIDCRRLKMIPDGLQHVTTLKELKLTMIAEELKERVRENEGEDWYKIRHIPSLIY from the coding sequence atgGCTGAGATTGCTGTTCAGTTCGCAATACAAAAATTGCTCGATTTTCTAACAAAGGAAGCATATTTCCTTGAAGGAGTACATGAGCGGGTCACATCTCTTGAAAAAACACTAGAAAAAATACGTGACTTACTCCAGGACTTCGATGGGAAGCGCAGAAAAAATGGTGTGGTTAAGCATTGGGTGGGCGAAATAAGAGAAGTAGCCTATGATGCTGAGGACATCATCGACTCCTACATCTTTAACACTGCACACCAGCGAGGAGAGACAGGTGCTGGATTCATGAGAATACTAAGAAGTTTTTCTCATCGCATCACAGACATCCCAGCCATCCGCCAGGTTGGAAAGAAGATCAGCGACATAGAAAGAAGGCTCAATGAGATCTTGTCCAACAGACCAGAGCTTGGCATCGACAATATATCAGCATCCGGagaagcttcatcttcttcatatcAAAGCTATACATGGAGGGAGAAGAGGGCTCCCATCGCCGAGGAAGCCGATATAGTTGGTGTTGAAGATGAGACAAAGACACTGGTGGGCCGGCTGAATGAAGGAGATGTGCGGCGTGCTGTCATTTCGATCACTGGTATGGGAGGAATAGGTAAGACCACTCTCGCTAAGAAAGTTTACAATAACATCGATATAAAGAAGAATTTCGATTTTCATGCCTGGGTGTCTGTGTCTCAAGAACATCGACTGCGAGAGATTTTTCTGAGCATTCTAAAATCTCTGGGACAAAATGAAAGCGAGACGATGCCCGAGGAAGACCTGCCTAAGCAGCTCTATGAGAACTTGGAAGGGAAGAAATATCTGGTGGTAATTGATGATATATGGACTCGAGACGCTTGGAACGGTTTGGTCTCTGCATTTCCAGACACGCAAAAGGGCAGCAGGGTGCTGCTCACCACTCGCAATGAAGAAATAGCTAAGTATGCAGACCCACAGAGCACGCCCCATAAAATGCATTTTCTTAATGAAAGTGAGAGCTGGGCATTGTTCTGTAAGAAAGCACTTCCTGGAAATCTTGCTCTTCCATGCCCTGCAAATCTGGAGGAGTTGGGGAGAAAGATTGTTGCAAAATGTGGAGGTTTACCCCTAGCTATCGCAGTACTCGGAGGCGTCCTATCAAGGAAAGAGAAATCAGTGAATGAGTGGTACAAAGTGCGTACAAGTCTCGAATGGCATCTACATGaaagcgaagatgccatctcGGGCATATTGGCCCTGAGCTACCATGACTTGCCCTATTACTTGAAGCCCTGCTTtctttattttggagcttttcctGAAGACTCTGAAATTGAAGCGGACAACTTGATTAAGTTGTGGATAGCAGAAGGGTTCGTGCagcaaagaggagaagaagaactgGAGGATGTTGCAGAGGATTACCTAGATGAACTCATCAGTAGAAGCATGATTCAGGTGGCAAGAAGGAAGAGCAATGGAACGGTTGAAAACTGCCGTATTCATGATCTTCTACGCGACCTCTCAATATCAGAAGGCAAGGGGGACAGATTTCTGGATGTGCATTGGAACATAGCCCCCACGTCACCCACCAAGGCACGCAGACTTGCAATTACTTGTGGTGGCATTAGtaagtctctctctcttaacCGCTCCGCTTTACACCTTCGCTCCTTCTTGTACTTCGGTAGAATCAGTGATATGCTGGTGAAACCGCAGTTGAAAATCCTATTAGGAGCTTTCAAATTGCTTAGGGTGATGGATCTCCAAAATATACGACTCTCTAGTCTCCCAGATGAAATTGGGTATATAATCCACTTGAGGTACCTACGTCTCAATGTACTTCAAATGCTACCATCCACTATAACCCGCCTGTCCAATTTACAAACactttatctatgctgtccggAGGACAACATGCAGCTGGATGATATTTGTAAGATGGAACAGATACGACACCTACTGCTACCATCGGGATGTTCAATCAGCAAACGCACGCCACTCCATCGCTTAAGCAATCTCCAGACTCTAAAGGCAGTAAAGGCAGAGAGCTGGATAGAAGCTGGGTTAGAGAAACTGACCAATTTGAGAGATTTGGACATGCATGATCTGAAAATGGCATCATCCCATTTCGTTTGTAAATTGGTTCGTCTCAGATCATTAAGGCTAATCTCAAGATCTGGATGTTCGATTCCAGCTTTTGAGTCCTTCTCAAATCATCAGCATCTATATAAGATGATATTGTACGGATGCTTAGAGAAATTTCTGGACCTGCACGAATTCCCACCTAACCTCACCGAGCTACACTTGAATGGGTCCCAAATACAGCAAGATCCAATGGGAACGCTGGAGAAGCTGCCGAACCTACGGATTCTCACATTACGCGAACGTAACTCGACAAGGAAAGATGAATCTTACATGGGAAAGGAAATGGTTTGTTCCGCCGGAGGGTTTCTGCAGCTCGAAAGTTTGAGTGTTGAGGCAGATGAATTAGAGGAGTGGAGAGTGGAGGAAGGAGCGATGCCGAATCTTAGATTTCTACAGATGATTGATTGTAGAAGATTGAAGATGATTCCTGATGGATTGCAACATGTAACCACCCTCAAAGAATTGAAGTTGACGATGATTGCGGAAGAACTCAAAGAAAGGGTGAGAGAGAACGAGGGAGAGGACTGGTATAAGATCCGACACATACCCTCTCTTATCTACTGA